From Micromonospora rifamycinica, a single genomic window includes:
- a CDS encoding carbohydrate ABC transporter permease, translated as MKKVALNGAGLLVALFAAFPVYWMVATSLKPNREIFSATPRPVPAHPTLEHYREILTGNLIPGVTFADFFGNSVLVAVSTVLLSGLVALLAATAVARFRFRLRTSFLIMLLVVQMIPLEALVIPLFLMIQRLGLYNTLPSLVLTYLGFSLPFAVWMLRGFVAAVPKELEEAAAIDGASRSQIFRKVLFPLVAPGLVATSIFSFITAWNELIFALTFVNDQSRYTLPVAMTFFFGRDDTAWGSVMAASTLFTLPVIVFFLLVQRRMVTGLVAGAVKG; from the coding sequence GTGAAGAAGGTCGCCCTCAACGGCGCCGGCCTGCTGGTGGCGCTGTTCGCCGCGTTCCCGGTCTACTGGATGGTCGCCACCTCGCTGAAGCCGAACCGGGAGATCTTCTCGGCCACCCCCCGGCCGGTGCCGGCGCACCCCACCCTGGAGCACTACCGGGAGATCCTCACCGGCAACCTGATCCCCGGCGTGACCTTCGCCGACTTCTTCGGCAACAGCGTGCTGGTGGCGGTGAGCACCGTCCTGCTCAGCGGCCTGGTCGCGCTGCTGGCGGCGACGGCGGTGGCCCGGTTCCGGTTCCGGCTGCGGACCAGCTTCCTGATCATGCTGCTGGTGGTCCAGATGATCCCGCTGGAGGCGCTGGTCATCCCGCTGTTCCTGATGATCCAGCGGCTCGGCCTCTACAACACCCTGCCCAGCCTGGTCCTGACCTACCTGGGCTTCTCGCTGCCGTTCGCGGTGTGGATGCTGCGCGGCTTCGTCGCGGCGGTGCCGAAGGAACTGGAGGAGGCCGCCGCGATCGACGGGGCGAGCCGGTCGCAGATCTTCCGGAAGGTCCTCTTTCCGCTGGTCGCGCCCGGACTGGTGGCGACCAGCATCTTCTCCTTCATCACCGCCTGGAACGAGCTGATCTTCGCGCTGACCTTCGTCAACGACCAGAGCCGGTACACCCTGCCGGTGGCGATGACGTTCTTCTTCGGCCGGGACGACACCGCCTGGGGTTCGGTGATGGCGGCCTCCACCCTGTTCACCCTGCCGGTGATCGTCTTCTTCCTGCTGGTCCAGCGGCGGATGGTCACCGGCCTGGTGGCCGGCGCCGTCAAGGGCTGA
- a CDS encoding MOSC domain-containing protein — protein sequence MTGRVAAVNIGVVTEARWAGAASGRSGIDKRPVDGPVSVRADGVAGDFIGERAHHGGPDQAVYAYAQEDARWWAAELGRDVRPGGFGENLTTWAVDVTDAVIGERWAVGSTLLQVTKPRTPCTTFAGFWGVPDLIRRFTVGARPGAYLRVLRAGVVTAGDPVEVVDRPAHGVTVGEVFRAMSLEPELLPRLLTADELPGPTMDKVRRRLKAPG from the coding sequence ATGACGGGCAGGGTGGCGGCGGTGAATATCGGCGTGGTGACCGAGGCGCGGTGGGCGGGCGCCGCGAGCGGGCGCAGCGGCATCGACAAACGGCCGGTCGACGGCCCGGTGTCGGTGCGCGCCGACGGCGTGGCCGGTGACTTCATCGGCGAGCGTGCCCACCACGGCGGCCCCGACCAGGCGGTCTACGCCTACGCGCAGGAGGACGCGCGGTGGTGGGCGGCCGAGCTGGGCCGCGACGTCCGCCCCGGCGGGTTCGGGGAGAACCTGACCACCTGGGCGGTGGACGTGACCGACGCGGTGATCGGTGAACGCTGGGCGGTCGGGTCGACGCTGCTCCAGGTGACCAAGCCGCGTACCCCGTGCACCACCTTCGCCGGCTTCTGGGGGGTGCCCGACCTGATCAGGCGGTTCACCGTCGGGGCCAGGCCGGGAGCGTACCTGCGGGTGCTGCGGGCGGGCGTGGTCACCGCCGGGGATCCGGTCGAGGTGGTGGACCGCCCGGCGCACGGGGTGACCGTCGGCGAGGTGTTCCGGGCGATGAGCCTGGAGCCGGAGCTGCTGCCCCGGCTGCTCACCGCCGACGAGCTGCCCGGGCCGACGATGGACAAGGTCCGCCGCCGGTTGAAGGCCCCCGGCTGA
- a CDS encoding enoyl-CoA hydratase-related protein: MTSPDRLVRVATARGVTTLTLDSPHNRNALSTALMTELLAGIATAVADDAVRMVVLDHTGPVFCSGADLKETAAAYASGSVPAGMLGDVLVAVRECPKPVLARVAGPARAGGLGLIAAADLAVCAQEATFAFTEVRIGVIPAVISATVLPRLHPRAAAELYLTGDTFDGRRAAEVGLVTAAVPADELDAAVARYCASLVRGAPGALAGTKELLRRPAATDLRAEVAELSARSTGYFLSAEGREGVAAFREKRDAAWVPRE; encoded by the coding sequence ATGACCTCTCCCGACCGACTCGTGCGGGTCGCCACGGCCCGTGGGGTGACCACGCTCACCCTGGACAGCCCGCACAACCGCAACGCGCTGTCCACCGCGCTGATGACCGAGCTGCTGGCCGGGATCGCCACGGCGGTCGCCGACGACGCGGTCCGGATGGTCGTGCTGGACCACACCGGCCCGGTCTTCTGCTCCGGGGCCGACCTGAAGGAGACGGCGGCCGCGTACGCCAGCGGGTCGGTACCGGCCGGGATGCTCGGTGACGTGCTGGTGGCGGTCCGGGAGTGCCCGAAGCCGGTGCTCGCGCGGGTGGCCGGGCCGGCACGGGCCGGCGGGCTGGGCCTGATCGCGGCGGCCGACCTGGCGGTCTGCGCCCAGGAGGCGACGTTCGCCTTCACCGAGGTGCGGATCGGGGTGATCCCGGCGGTGATCTCGGCGACCGTGCTGCCCCGGCTGCACCCCCGGGCCGCCGCCGAGCTCTACCTGACCGGCGACACCTTCGACGGCCGGCGGGCCGCCGAGGTGGGCCTGGTGACCGCCGCCGTGCCGGCCGACGAGCTGGACGCGGCGGTGGCCCGGTACTGCGCCTCGCTGGTCCGGGGAGCGCCGGGGGCGCTGGCGGGGACGAAGGAGCTGCTACGCCGGCCGGCCGCCACCGACCTGCGCGCGGAGGTCGCCGAGCTGTCCGCCCGGTCCACCGGTTACTTCCTGTCGGCTGAGGGCCGGGAGGGGGTGGCGGCGTTCCGGGAGAAGCGGGACGCGGCCTGGGTGCCCCGGGAATGA
- the hemW gene encoding radical SAM family heme chaperone HemW — translation MPGVLPDGETVPVDGALPGTALRAVGERGFGVYLHVPFCASRCGYCDFNTYTAAELGGGVGRESYADTVLAELALAARVLGDTPPPRVDTVFVGGGTPTLLPADDLARLLDGIDRTWGLAADAEVTTEANPESVTPGSLKTLRAAGYTRISLGMQSAAAGVLAVLDRTHRPGRAAEAAREARDAGFDHVNLDLIYGTPGERAEDFAASLDQVVAAGADHVSAYALIVEDGTRLAARMRRGELPYPSDDVAADRYLAAEAALDAAGFSWYEVSNWARTEAARCRHNLLYWTGADWWGLGPGAHSHVGGVRWWNVKHPTTYAQRLAAGHSPGLAREVLTPDEMHTEDVMLRLRLASGLPLAALDDAGRAGADRALAAGLLDPVAYPRGRAVLTLRGRLLADAVVRDLLP, via the coding sequence ATGCCCGGCGTCCTTCCAGATGGTGAGACCGTTCCCGTCGACGGTGCGCTGCCCGGCACCGCGCTGCGGGCCGTCGGTGAGCGCGGTTTCGGTGTCTACCTGCACGTGCCGTTCTGCGCCAGCCGCTGCGGCTACTGCGACTTCAACACCTACACGGCCGCCGAGCTGGGCGGGGGCGTCGGCCGGGAGTCGTACGCCGACACGGTGCTGGCCGAGCTGGCGCTCGCCGCCCGGGTGCTCGGCGACACCCCGCCGCCCCGGGTCGACACGGTCTTCGTCGGCGGCGGCACCCCGACCCTGCTGCCCGCCGACGACCTGGCCCGGCTGCTCGACGGCATCGACCGCACCTGGGGGCTGGCCGCCGACGCCGAGGTGACCACCGAGGCCAACCCCGAGTCGGTCACCCCCGGATCGCTGAAGACCCTGCGGGCCGCCGGCTACACCCGGATCTCGCTCGGCATGCAGTCCGCCGCCGCCGGAGTGCTCGCGGTCCTCGACCGCACCCACCGCCCCGGGCGGGCCGCCGAGGCCGCCCGGGAGGCCCGTGACGCCGGGTTCGACCACGTCAACCTGGATCTGATCTACGGTACGCCGGGGGAGCGCGCCGAGGACTTCGCCGCCTCGCTCGACCAGGTGGTCGCCGCCGGGGCCGACCACGTCAGCGCGTACGCCCTGATCGTGGAGGACGGCACCCGGCTGGCCGCCCGGATGCGGCGCGGTGAGCTGCCGTACCCCTCCGACGACGTGGCGGCGGACCGCTACCTGGCCGCGGAGGCCGCCCTCGACGCCGCCGGCTTCTCCTGGTACGAGGTGTCCAACTGGGCACGCACCGAGGCGGCCCGGTGCCGGCACAACCTGCTCTACTGGACCGGCGCCGACTGGTGGGGCCTCGGCCCCGGGGCGCACAGCCACGTCGGCGGGGTGCGCTGGTGGAACGTCAAGCACCCCACGACGTACGCGCAGCGGCTCGCCGCCGGCCACTCACCCGGCCTGGCCCGCGAGGTGCTCACCCCGGACGAGATGCACACGGAGGACGTGATGCTGCGGCTGCGGCTCGCGTCCGGGCTGCCGTTGGCCGCGCTGGACGACGCGGGCCGGGCCGGTGCCGACCGGGCGCTCGCCGCCGGGCTGCTGGACCCGGTGGCCTACCCGCGGGGGCGGGCGGTGCTCACCCTGCGTGGCCGGCTGCTGGCCGACGCGGTGGTCCGCGACCTGCTGCCCTGA
- a CDS encoding DUF4870 domain-containing protein, translating into MTEPPRPPGAGDGFPPDPTAGQGSPYEPPTAPLSGAPGSGGYPPPGGYPPPPGDQPPSGGYGPPGGYPPAGGGYPTAGTYGAPTGGYANSEDKTWALVAHFGGAAGALISFGPLGFVAPLIAYLVRGQQSPAVRAQALAALNFQILWSIIAFVLLFVSWCLLFLPSIAVVVIQILFGIIAGMKANEGQAYRYPMSANFIK; encoded by the coding sequence ATGACTGAACCACCTCGCCCGCCCGGCGCGGGGGACGGCTTCCCGCCGGACCCGACCGCTGGCCAGGGCTCGCCATACGAGCCGCCCACCGCACCACTGTCCGGTGCTCCGGGGTCGGGCGGCTATCCCCCACCCGGGGGGTATCCCCCACCCCCCGGTGACCAGCCGCCGTCGGGCGGCTACGGCCCGCCGGGCGGCTACCCGCCGGCGGGTGGCGGATATCCGACCGCCGGCACGTACGGCGCACCGACCGGCGGGTACGCCAACAGCGAGGACAAGACCTGGGCGCTGGTCGCGCACTTCGGCGGGGCCGCCGGTGCGCTGATCAGCTTCGGCCCGCTCGGCTTCGTCGCCCCGCTGATCGCCTACCTGGTACGCGGGCAGCAGTCGCCCGCCGTCCGGGCGCAGGCGCTGGCCGCGCTGAACTTCCAGATCCTCTGGTCGATCATCGCGTTCGTGCTGCTCTTCGTGAGCTGGTGCCTGCTCTTCCTGCCCAGCATCGCGGTCGTGGTGATCCAGATCCTGTTCGGGATCATCGCCGGCATGAAGGCGAACGAGGGTCAGGCCTACCGCTACCCGATGTCCGCCAACTTCATCAAGTGA